In Fibrobacter sp. UWB10, a single window of DNA contains:
- a CDS encoding FISUMP domain-containing protein: MIKKLFICFTFFAFIACGDDESSTSPTQEPSESSSSAKESNLKESSSSVSDKAGSEQGKSSATNNEKSSSSTDLSSSSTIPTMKECVTSVRYNEVIPSWEEYQAYKGNNCDKEGLVLLTEDSKILVTCKDGTWYPEIIKPCPAGTVKSSSSSESPKSSSSIAISSSAVQISCHLYDKAPTVIGCEGKSKPNWKFLNPDVEYHCLEDERDGQFYATVKIGEQTWMAENLAYADEEKTPNLAGNHWCDANADSCALYGQLYNFMGVMNFNTDEMMEAGLIKDSLFGKWENPQQGICPSGWHVPTISEWMTLSKAVGAECDDETKTSFPDCRGGIVKLRSTCGWQYDSDGNEDIATNELGFALLPVSNTYGSELFPNGKRAYVWTSTAKYCSECANNRALAYHIVATTGKDGYGVDEGTLLVRGRSLRCVKD; the protein is encoded by the coding sequence ATGATCAAAAAATTATTCATTTGTTTTACATTCTTCGCATTTATCGCCTGTGGAGATGACGAATCCAGCACATCGCCAACTCAAGAACCTTCCGAAAGTTCCAGCAGTGCAAAAGAATCCAACCTAAAGGAATCTTCGAGCTCTGTATCTGACAAAGCTGGTTCAGAACAAGGCAAAAGTTCTGCGACAAACAATGAAAAAAGTTCATCTTCAACGGACCTCAGCAGCTCCAGCACCATTCCCACGATGAAGGAATGCGTCACGAGCGTCCGCTACAACGAAGTCATTCCCTCCTGGGAAGAGTATCAGGCATATAAAGGCAACAACTGCGATAAAGAAGGGCTCGTCCTGCTGACGGAAGACAGCAAGATACTTGTCACCTGTAAAGACGGAACCTGGTATCCTGAAATAATCAAGCCCTGCCCTGCAGGAACCGTGAAGAGTAGTTCTTCCTCGGAATCGCCTAAGTCTTCATCTTCAATTGCAATTTCGTCTTCGGCGGTGCAGATTTCCTGCCACCTTTACGACAAGGCTCCCACGGTTATCGGCTGCGAAGGCAAGTCGAAGCCCAATTGGAAATTCCTGAACCCGGACGTTGAATACCACTGCCTAGAGGACGAACGCGACGGTCAGTTCTACGCCACCGTTAAAATCGGGGAACAGACCTGGATGGCGGAAAACCTGGCTTACGCCGACGAAGAAAAAACGCCCAACCTGGCAGGCAACCATTGGTGCGATGCGAATGCAGACAGTTGCGCCCTGTACGGGCAGCTCTATAATTTCATGGGCGTCATGAATTTCAATACCGATGAAATGATGGAAGCTGGTTTAATTAAGGACTCCCTTTTCGGAAAATGGGAAAATCCCCAGCAGGGAATTTGTCCTAGCGGTTGGCATGTTCCCACGATTTCTGAATGGATGACTTTGAGCAAGGCCGTTGGCGCGGAATGCGATGACGAAACCAAGACAAGTTTCCCAGATTGCCGGGGAGGCATCGTAAAACTGAGATCCACCTGCGGATGGCAATACGACTCTGACGGGAACGAAGACATTGCGACAAACGAATTGGGATTTGCACTCCTCCCAGTCAGTAACACCTACGGCTCGGAACTTTTCCCCAACGGGAAGCGCGCATACGTTTGGACATCTACCGCCAAATATTGTAGCGAATGCGCTAACAATCGTGCATTAGCTTACCACATCGTTGCAACCACTGGCAAGGACGGATACGGAGTCGATGAAGGGACTCTGCTCGTTCGAGGTCGCAGTCTGCGTTGCGTAAAGGACTAA
- the purN gene encoding phosphoribosylglycinamide formyltransferase: MFKIGVMASGGGSNFKAIIDRIGEGDLEAQCKFLITNNGGCGAVSHAESYGIPVFHISGKTHPDTAAYEAALLEVIDRYDIDLLILAGYMKALPVSLIKRLPDRILNIHPSLLPKYGGKGFFGIHVHEAVIAAHDTESGPTVHLVSEEIDQGRVLAQTRVPVEEGDTPETLAARVLVQEHALYWKTIKDYAAQIGL, translated from the coding sequence ATGTTTAAAATAGGCGTGATGGCTTCCGGTGGAGGAAGCAACTTTAAAGCAATTATTGACCGCATTGGCGAGGGCGACCTCGAAGCCCAATGCAAGTTCCTGATTACCAATAATGGTGGTTGTGGGGCTGTTTCTCATGCAGAATCCTACGGAATACCTGTATTCCATATTTCGGGCAAAACGCACCCCGATACGGCGGCCTACGAAGCAGCCCTTTTAGAAGTCATCGATCGCTACGATATTGATTTGTTGATTTTGGCTGGCTACATGAAGGCTTTGCCTGTAAGCCTCATTAAAAGGCTCCCGGACCGCATTCTGAACATTCACCCGTCGCTTTTGCCCAAGTATGGCGGTAAGGGCTTTTTCGGAATTCACGTGCACGAAGCGGTGATTGCCGCGCACGATACAGAATCGGGCCCGACGGTTCACCTGGTCAGCGAAGAAATCGACCAAGGCCGAGTTCTTGCGCAGACTCGCGTGCCTGTTGAAGAAGGCGATACTCCGGAAACGCTTGCTGCCCGAGTGCTGGTGCAGGAACACGCCCTCTACTGGAAGACGATTAAGGATTACGCCGCTCAAATAGGCTTGTAG
- a CDS encoding MotA/TolQ/ExbB proton channel family protein, which produces MNNSVPLLQMLTQSDIATIVILGILAIMSLGSWGIIIVKYIVNRKNQRANVVFFRDFINVRQFVELQGLCETADDSALRSLTSEVLKEASKFSNFVSYDSIQHRASLLEDTIQRSIEGLRLTEDRYLGFLATCSNLAPFFGLLGTVWGIMVAFFQIGQHGSADLTVVAPGIAMALITTVAGLVVAIPASAGYNYFTARNGQNEISYFNFGSQVLSLFKRGDLLALEEVAG; this is translated from the coding sequence TTGAACAATTCGGTACCTTTACTCCAAATGCTTACGCAGTCCGATATCGCGACGATCGTGATTTTGGGCATTTTGGCTATCATGTCGCTCGGTTCATGGGGCATTATCATTGTAAAGTACATCGTGAATCGCAAGAACCAGCGCGCAAACGTCGTGTTCTTCCGCGATTTTATTAACGTGCGCCAGTTCGTGGAATTGCAGGGACTCTGCGAAACCGCAGACGACAGTGCACTCCGCAGCTTGACCTCCGAAGTGCTTAAGGAAGCATCCAAGTTCAGTAACTTCGTGAGCTACGATTCCATTCAGCACCGTGCATCGCTTTTGGAAGACACCATCCAGCGCTCGATTGAAGGCCTCCGCCTGACTGAAGACCGCTACCTTGGCTTCTTGGCTACCTGCTCGAACCTTGCCCCGTTCTTCGGACTTTTGGGTACGGTGTGGGGAATCATGGTCGCCTTCTTCCAGATTGGTCAGCATGGTTCTGCAGACCTTACCGTGGTCGCTCCGGGTATCGCTATGGCTTTGATTACGACGGTTGCAGGCCTTGTGGTTGCAATCCCTGCTTCTGCCGGTTATAACTATTTCACCGCCCGCAATGGTCAGAACGAAATTTCGTACTTCAACTTCGGCTCCCAGGTGCTTAGCCTCTTTAAGCGCGGTGACTTGCTCGCTCTTGAAGAAGTGGCTGGCTAG
- the sulP gene encoding sulfate permease, which translates to MPNINAKESVKNFLAGVKTTVTPELFRTIRRGYDKKNFVSDLMSGLIVGILALPLAIAFAIASGVGPEQGLYTAIIAGFTISLLGGSRFQIGGPTGAFIVIVYGIVSQYGYDGLASATLLAGILLIIFGLAKFGAIIKFIPYPVTVGFTAGIAIIIALGQVPNFFGLRFLSKDPADAVGKIKLYASSLDTINIYAVIVGLVALAVCILWPKITTKVPGSLIAIIVATVLVKVLGWDDPITGHGVVTIGMKNHIPSGFPVPHLPNISLEMMQKVFQPALTIAILGAIESLLSAVVADGMTSTKHRSNTELFGQGVANVLSPMFGGIPATGAIARTATNIRNGAVSPISGLVHAIVLLLIMLVLGKYAEMIPMAALAAVLFQVAFNMCGYRSFIKMFKAPKSDVAVMLVAFFLTVIIDLTVAIEVGVLLAAVLFIKRMSDVAEVETVTEALKEDDEEAAHNELSRQVPKGVAVYELAGSLFFGAVDKFKDTMARISDKPKILILRMRSVSSIDAAGIQMIEDLLNRCNREGTQLLLSGVHAQPVVALTRAGVLKQLGEENALGNIDAALNRARELLGLPIVDASHEVQPAPTVSWEKNLDKPWMPEESNAAIAEETPEVIAEKMMDEPVVKIEEK; encoded by the coding sequence ATGCCCAATATTAACGCCAAAGAGTCCGTCAAGAATTTCCTTGCTGGAGTCAAGACGACCGTTACCCCTGAATTGTTCCGCACAATCCGCAGGGGCTACGACAAGAAGAACTTCGTAAGCGACCTCATGTCGGGCCTGATTGTGGGCATTCTGGCGCTCCCGCTTGCCATCGCTTTTGCAATTGCTTCGGGTGTGGGTCCGGAACAGGGCCTTTACACGGCAATCATCGCTGGCTTTACCATTTCGCTCTTGGGCGGTTCCCGCTTCCAGATTGGTGGCCCGACGGGTGCTTTTATTGTGATTGTTTACGGTATCGTGAGCCAGTACGGCTACGATGGCCTTGCCTCGGCAACGCTTTTGGCCGGTATCTTGTTGATTATCTTTGGCTTGGCCAAGTTTGGCGCTATCATTAAGTTTATCCCGTATCCAGTAACCGTGGGCTTTACCGCCGGTATCGCTATTATTATTGCTCTTGGTCAGGTGCCGAACTTCTTCGGTCTGCGATTCCTTTCGAAGGATCCGGCCGATGCTGTGGGCAAAATCAAGCTTTATGCTTCTTCTTTGGATACCATTAATATTTATGCTGTGATTGTGGGCCTTGTGGCTCTGGCCGTTTGCATTCTTTGGCCGAAGATTACCACGAAGGTTCCGGGCTCCTTGATTGCTATTATCGTGGCGACAGTGCTTGTGAAGGTTTTGGGCTGGGACGATCCGATTACGGGCCATGGCGTGGTGACCATTGGCATGAAGAACCACATTCCGAGTGGTTTCCCGGTGCCGCACCTGCCGAACATTAGCCTCGAAATGATGCAGAAGGTGTTCCAGCCGGCTTTGACGATTGCCATTCTCGGTGCCATCGAATCCCTTTTGAGCGCTGTGGTGGCTGACGGTATGACCTCGACCAAGCACCGCTCCAATACCGAACTTTTTGGCCAGGGTGTGGCTAACGTGCTTTCTCCGATGTTTGGCGGTATTCCGGCTACGGGTGCTATTGCCCGTACGGCTACGAACATCCGTAATGGTGCCGTGAGCCCGATTTCTGGCTTGGTGCATGCGATTGTTTTGCTCCTCATTATGCTGGTGCTTGGTAAGTATGCCGAAATGATCCCGATGGCAGCCCTTGCCGCTGTGCTTTTCCAGGTGGCATTCAATATGTGCGGCTACCGCAGCTTTATCAAGATGTTCAAGGCTCCCAAGAGCGATGTTGCTGTGATGCTTGTGGCTTTCTTCTTGACCGTGATTATCGACCTGACTGTCGCAATCGAAGTGGGCGTGCTTTTGGCCGCAGTGCTCTTCATTAAGCGCATGAGTGACGTTGCCGAAGTGGAAACGGTGACCGAAGCTCTTAAAGAAGACGACGAAGAAGCGGCTCATAACGAGCTTAGCCGCCAGGTGCCGAAGGGCGTTGCTGTGTACGAACTTGCCGGTTCGCTCTTCTTTGGTGCGGTCGACAAGTTTAAAGATACCATGGCCCGCATCTCAGACAAGCCGAAGATTCTTATTCTGCGTATGCGTAGCGTTTCAAGCATCGATGCCGCCGGTATCCAGATGATTGAGGACTTGCTGAACCGTTGCAACCGCGAAGGTACGCAGTTGTTGCTCAGTGGCGTGCATGCCCAGCCGGTGGTCGCGCTTACTCGCGCCGGAGTGCTCAAGCAGCTCGGCGAAGAAAACGCCCTCGGTAACATTGATGCCGCTCTCAACCGTGCCCGCGAACTCTTGGGCCTTCCGATTGTGGACGCCTCTCACGAAGTGCAGCCTGCACCTACCGTGTCTTGGGAAAAGAACCTCGACAAGCCGTGGATGCCGGAAGAATCCAATGCTGCAATCGCCGAAGAAACGCCGGAAGTTATCGCCGAAAAGATGATGGACGAACCGGTTGTAAAGATCGAAGAAAAATAG
- a CDS encoding cellulase family glycosylhydrolase, with protein MKQSDFHILQTIALLILAITISASAMVARPSINGKLHVQGTGLYDEAGTQVVLRGASTHGLTWFPQFVNNGLFKQLSTEWNTNLIRLAMYSDDYVHGDRQKNLEILRKGVQYAIDNDMYVMVDWHILTDNNPNENLAEAINFFNMMAKEYANVPNVIFEICNEPNGDCTWEDIKEYANIIIPVIRRHKPDALILIGTPNYDREIQFPAKDPINFENIMYTFHFYATSHKDEFRAKLREVVGQGTPIFVSESGLCEETGDGKIDFESVKTWYRLLDSLHLNYTIWSLSNKEEEASMIKDDSYATDSLTDKDLTLSGQFAKAIFQGTDIDKIELAYEPKSQFKLMARTAPYKVWALFAIPVFIILFITLLFHKFKKRFKTQKIKTYDDLLKYSPDKGALKFNSKPSKVILSDLFLFSSSFCTLIYLCWRVSCSIPFAYGWIAIIGSCILLVIEILGFCESMIHYSSMLKFREHPLPKIADEDYPDVDIFISTYNEPPELLRKTIIGCKYMEYPDKNKVHIYLCDDHRRPEMRKLAEELGVHYFDRPDNEGAKAGNLNKALERTHSPYVVTFDADMIPQRKFLLKTIPYFVDAERINESLPEEKRRPLGFIQTPQSFYTPDVFQHNLYAETKVPNEQDFFYDVIEAAKTSTNSVIYGGSNTIISRKALEAIGGFYTKSITEDFATGMLIESAGFVSLGLSEPLASGLAPSTFKEHVQQRTRWGRGVIATAKQLKFLRNRKLDLSQKLSYLSSVLYWFSPIKNLIYLISPLMFAVFCIPIFKCTLVDLALFWLPMHLLSMVALRITSQGKISSRWSGIYETSVMPFLLIPIIKETLGITLSTFKVTKKEKSNKRQTIDKRSLVPFVVLLALTVAGIIRMSYMLIALKYIGILAVLFWLLRNTYYLTMCIFLGMGRDSDGENVKVRAAEMITIQKEDGRQIDGITTKLLEHGVDIYTDELDVLYLGEPIELHISNSKYNLNVQGTVVSIHNSCNPDIPSVYTIEILDFHGQKDEYIQMLYDRKPTLPQRLRLGEGHIDNLWNNVAHRIASR; from the coding sequence ATGAAACAGTCCGATTTTCACATTTTACAAACCATCGCGTTATTGATTTTGGCTATAACTATTTCAGCCAGCGCCATGGTTGCACGCCCCTCCATAAACGGAAAACTCCATGTACAAGGAACCGGCCTTTACGACGAAGCCGGAACGCAGGTCGTACTGAGGGGTGCAAGCACCCATGGTCTCACCTGGTTTCCGCAGTTCGTGAACAACGGACTTTTCAAGCAGTTGAGCACCGAATGGAACACGAACCTGATCCGCCTCGCCATGTATTCGGACGACTATGTGCATGGCGACCGTCAAAAGAACCTCGAAATATTGCGAAAGGGAGTCCAATATGCCATCGACAACGATATGTACGTGATGGTCGACTGGCACATTCTTACGGACAACAACCCGAACGAAAACCTCGCCGAAGCCATCAACTTTTTCAATATGATGGCAAAGGAATACGCAAATGTCCCGAACGTGATTTTTGAAATCTGCAACGAACCCAACGGCGACTGCACCTGGGAAGATATTAAAGAATATGCGAATATCATCATTCCCGTCATCCGCAGGCACAAGCCCGATGCATTGATTTTAATCGGTACACCAAACTACGACCGAGAAATTCAATTCCCGGCTAAAGATCCGATAAATTTTGAAAACATCATGTACACGTTCCATTTTTACGCGACCTCGCACAAAGACGAATTTCGGGCCAAGCTCCGCGAAGTTGTTGGGCAAGGAACACCCATCTTTGTTTCAGAAAGCGGCCTCTGCGAAGAAACCGGTGATGGGAAAATTGATTTTGAAAGCGTAAAAACATGGTACCGACTGCTCGATTCCCTGCATTTAAACTACACGATTTGGAGCCTGTCTAATAAAGAAGAAGAAGCCTCCATGATCAAGGACGATTCGTACGCCACGGATTCCTTGACTGACAAAGACCTTACGCTTTCGGGCCAATTTGCGAAGGCCATTTTCCAGGGAACCGACATAGACAAAATCGAGCTTGCCTACGAACCGAAATCCCAATTCAAGTTAATGGCTCGCACCGCGCCCTATAAGGTTTGGGCCCTATTCGCCATCCCTGTATTCATTATTCTTTTCATCACCCTTCTCTTTCACAAGTTCAAAAAAAGATTCAAGACTCAAAAAATCAAAACCTACGATGACTTGCTAAAGTACAGCCCCGATAAAGGCGCATTAAAGTTCAATTCCAAGCCCAGCAAAGTCATTCTGAGCGACCTGTTCCTGTTTTCAAGTTCTTTTTGCACCTTGATTTACCTTTGTTGGCGCGTTTCCTGTTCCATTCCCTTTGCCTACGGCTGGATTGCGATTATCGGAAGCTGCATCTTGCTAGTCATCGAGATTCTCGGCTTTTGCGAATCCATGATTCACTACAGCAGCATGCTCAAATTTCGCGAGCACCCGCTCCCTAAAATCGCCGACGAAGACTACCCCGATGTGGACATCTTTATTTCGACTTATAACGAACCGCCCGAACTTTTACGCAAGACCATTATCGGTTGCAAGTATATGGAATACCCCGACAAGAACAAGGTTCACATTTACCTGTGCGATGACCATCGCAGGCCTGAAATGCGCAAACTTGCCGAAGAACTCGGAGTCCATTATTTTGACCGCCCAGACAACGAAGGCGCCAAGGCCGGAAACTTGAACAAGGCTCTGGAACGTACCCATTCGCCTTACGTAGTGACATTTGACGCCGACATGATTCCGCAGAGGAAGTTCCTGCTCAAGACAATTCCCTATTTTGTGGACGCCGAACGCATCAACGAAAGCCTCCCCGAAGAAAAGCGCCGACCGCTGGGATTTATACAAACCCCGCAATCTTTCTATACCCCCGACGTATTCCAGCACAATCTTTACGCCGAGACCAAGGTTCCTAACGAACAGGACTTTTTCTACGACGTCATCGAAGCGGCCAAGACATCTACCAACAGCGTGATTTACGGCGGATCAAACACGATTATTTCGCGCAAGGCACTGGAAGCCATTGGTGGATTTTATACAAAATCCATTACCGAAGACTTTGCCACAGGCATGCTGATTGAATCAGCGGGCTTTGTGAGCCTCGGCCTTTCGGAACCATTGGCCTCGGGCTTAGCCCCCTCGACCTTCAAGGAGCACGTGCAGCAGCGCACCCGCTGGGGTCGCGGCGTGATTGCCACCGCAAAGCAGCTCAAGTTCCTGCGCAACCGCAAGCTGGACTTATCACAAAAGCTCAGTTACCTCAGTTCCGTGCTCTATTGGTTCTCGCCCATCAAGAACTTGATTTACCTGATTTCTCCTTTGATGTTTGCCGTTTTCTGCATTCCGATTTTCAAGTGCACCTTGGTTGACCTGGCCTTGTTCTGGCTCCCCATGCATTTGCTTTCGATGGTTGCATTAAGAATTACAAGCCAAGGAAAAATTTCGTCCCGCTGGAGCGGCATTTACGAGACATCGGTCATGCCATTCTTGCTTATTCCGATTATCAAGGAAACCTTGGGTATCACCCTTTCTACATTCAAGGTCACCAAAAAAGAAAAGTCCAACAAGCGACAAACCATCGACAAGCGAAGCCTTGTTCCCTTCGTGGTCCTGCTTGCATTAACGGTTGCGGGCATTATCCGCATGTCGTACATGCTGATAGCCTTGAAATATATCGGAATTTTGGCAGTTCTCTTCTGGCTACTTCGCAACACATACTACCTGACGATGTGCATATTCCTAGGAATGGGCCGAGATTCCGATGGCGAAAACGTCAAGGTCCGCGCCGCCGAAATGATTACCATTCAGAAAGAAGATGGCCGCCAAATTGACGGCATAACGACAAAGCTCTTGGAACATGGTGTCGACATTTACACGGACGAACTGGACGTACTTTATTTAGGCGAACCCATCGAACTTCATATTTCAAACAGCAAATACAATTTAAATGTCCAGGGAACCGTCGTTTCCATCCACAACTCTTGCAATCCCGACATTCCCAGTGTCTACACCATAGAAATTCTCGACTTCCATGGTCAAAAAGACGAATATATACAGATGCTCTACGATAGAAAGCCTACGCTACCGCAACGCCTGCGGCTTGGCGAAGGCCACATTGACAACCTTTGGAACAACGTCGCCCACCGCATCGCAAGCCGGTAA
- a CDS encoding ribonuclease HII — MKFKVPAFLEGIEAPVDGEIAMRKFATQAGENAIVVGIDEVGRGPLAGPVVACAAVLKAPDALLTLNDSKKLTRPKREAMYQDVQDACACFAVASASVEEIDRMNILEADFLAMRRALQALGMPGIHESAPQIPVFQKGSFAEVFGSPLKAQSSLLIAVDGNLKIHGIPEEMQIPVVKGDGRIASISAASILAKVFRDRYMDDLEKKFPGYGFNKHAGYGTKAHLDAIRRLGMTAEHRKSFHPKSLQTELDL, encoded by the coding sequence ATGAAGTTCAAGGTTCCGGCATTTCTCGAAGGAATAGAAGCTCCTGTTGATGGCGAAATTGCCATGCGCAAGTTCGCCACGCAAGCAGGGGAGAACGCAATCGTAGTCGGTATCGACGAAGTCGGTCGTGGCCCGCTTGCTGGCCCGGTTGTGGCATGTGCGGCTGTCCTTAAGGCGCCCGATGCGCTTCTGACGCTCAACGATTCCAAGAAACTCACGCGCCCCAAGCGCGAAGCCATGTACCAGGACGTGCAAGATGCCTGCGCCTGCTTTGCTGTAGCGAGCGCCTCGGTCGAAGAAATTGACCGCATGAACATTCTGGAAGCGGACTTTTTGGCTATGCGCCGCGCCCTGCAGGCCCTCGGCATGCCCGGAATTCACGAATCCGCCCCTCAGATTCCGGTATTCCAGAAAGGCTCCTTTGCCGAGGTTTTCGGCTCGCCGCTCAAGGCCCAGAGCTCATTGCTCATTGCCGTCGATGGCAACCTCAAAATTCATGGGATTCCCGAAGAAATGCAGATTCCCGTGGTCAAGGGCGATGGCCGCATTGCAAGCATCTCGGCGGCCTCGATTTTGGCGAAAGTCTTCCGTGACCGCTACATGGATGACCTCGAAAAGAAATTCCCCGGCTACGGCTTCAACAAGCATGCCGGTTATGGAACCAAGGCTCACCTTGACGCAATCCGCCGTCTCGGCATGACTGCGGAACATCGTAAAAGCTTTCACCCCAAGAGTTTACAAACCGAGCTAGATCTTTAG
- a CDS encoding aconitate hydratase gives MLFNFDMIQGVYARIPARVEAARKQLGRPLTLAEKIIYSHLIDGAENRTYERGKDFAEFHPDRVAMQDATAQMALLQFTTAGKARVAVPSSVHCDHLIIAREGVEKDLPRAKEESKEVYDFLQSVSAKYGIDCWLPGAGIIHQVVLENYAFPGGMMIGTDSHTVNAGGLGMLAIGVGGADAVDAMVGLPWELKYPKMIGVKLTGKLQGFATAKDIILKLAGILTVKGGTNAIIEYFGEGARSLSATGKATIANMGAEVGATCSTFSYDDSMSRYLKVTGRADVAAAADKIAEHLKADPEVEANPEKFFDRVVEIDLSTLVPHFNGPFSPDRAYAVTDMAESLKATETKPESTPVVSAALIGSCTNSSYEDLFMAANMIKQALAKGLSPKCPLLINPGSEQVRYTAERDGLIDLFKQFGATIMTNACGPCIGRWDRAGADKKELNTIVHSFNRNFAKRADGNPNTHAFVASPLMAVIAALSGDIRFNPMTDTLVNNEGKAVKLDPPEQCELPPKGFEVKDAGYQAPAVDGSKITVSINPESKRLQALAPFAAWDGKDIAGAPLLIKAKGKCTTDHISMAGPWLNYRGHLENISNNMLIGAVNAFNGETNKVLCQCGEYKEVPELAKIYKAKGTGSIVIGDENYGEGSSREHAAMEPRFLGVKAVIVKSFARIHETNLKKQGMLALTFKNAADYDKIQEQDVFDIVGLTKFAPGSEFTLVAHHKDGSVDNIALSHTYNEQQWAWFKAGSALNLIRANNK, from the coding sequence ATGCTTTTCAATTTCGACATGATCCAGGGCGTCTATGCCCGCATTCCCGCCCGCGTTGAAGCTGCCCGCAAGCAGCTGGGCCGTCCGCTCACCCTCGCCGAAAAGATTATCTACAGCCACCTGATCGATGGCGCCGAGAACAGGACCTATGAACGCGGCAAGGATTTTGCCGAATTCCACCCCGACCGCGTGGCCATGCAGGACGCTACCGCCCAGATGGCCCTTTTGCAGTTCACCACCGCCGGTAAGGCCCGCGTGGCAGTACCCAGCTCCGTGCACTGCGACCACTTGATTATCGCCCGCGAAGGTGTCGAAAAGGACCTGCCCCGCGCGAAGGAAGAAAGCAAGGAAGTTTACGATTTCCTCCAGTCCGTGTCCGCCAAGTACGGCATTGACTGCTGGCTCCCGGGTGCAGGCATCATCCACCAGGTGGTGCTCGAAAACTACGCCTTCCCGGGCGGAATGATGATCGGTACCGACTCCCACACCGTGAACGCTGGCGGCCTCGGCATGCTCGCGATTGGCGTGGGCGGTGCAGACGCTGTTGACGCCATGGTCGGCCTTCCGTGGGAACTCAAATACCCGAAGATGATCGGCGTGAAGCTCACCGGCAAACTCCAGGGCTTCGCTACCGCGAAGGACATCATCCTCAAGCTCGCAGGCATCTTGACCGTGAAGGGCGGCACCAACGCCATTATCGAATACTTCGGCGAAGGCGCACGTAGCCTCAGCGCTACCGGCAAGGCAACGATTGCGAACATGGGTGCCGAAGTGGGCGCTACCTGCTCCACCTTCAGCTACGACGATTCCATGAGCCGCTACCTCAAGGTGACTGGCCGTGCCGACGTGGCCGCCGCTGCCGACAAGATTGCAGAACACCTCAAGGCCGACCCCGAAGTCGAAGCAAATCCGGAAAAGTTCTTTGACCGCGTCGTGGAAATTGACCTGAGCACGCTCGTGCCGCACTTCAACGGCCCGTTCAGCCCGGACCGCGCCTACGCCGTGACCGACATGGCAGAATCCCTCAAGGCCACCGAAACGAAGCCGGAATCTACGCCGGTCGTAAGCGCCGCCCTCATCGGTTCTTGCACGAACTCCAGCTACGAAGACCTCTTCATGGCAGCAAACATGATCAAGCAGGCTCTCGCCAAGGGTCTTTCCCCGAAATGCCCGCTCCTCATCAACCCGGGTTCCGAACAGGTGCGCTACACCGCCGAACGCGATGGTCTCATCGACTTGTTCAAGCAGTTCGGTGCCACCATCATGACGAACGCCTGCGGTCCTTGCATTGGCCGTTGGGACCGCGCCGGTGCCGACAAGAAGGAACTCAACACCATCGTCCATAGCTTTAACCGCAACTTCGCAAAGCGCGCCGACGGCAACCCGAACACCCACGCCTTTGTGGCTAGTCCGCTCATGGCTGTGATTGCCGCCCTCTCCGGCGACATCCGCTTCAACCCCATGACCGACACCCTGGTGAACAACGAGGGCAAGGCCGTGAAGCTTGACCCGCCGGAACAATGCGAACTCCCGCCGAAGGGCTTCGAAGTCAAGGACGCCGGCTACCAGGCTCCTGCGGTCGACGGTTCCAAGATTACCGTTTCCATCAATCCCGAAAGCAAGCGCCTCCAGGCTCTCGCTCCGTTCGCGGCTTGGGACGGCAAGGACATCGCCGGCGCCCCGCTCCTCATCAAGGCCAAGGGCAAGTGCACCACCGACCACATCTCCATGGCCGGTCCGTGGCTCAACTACCGCGGTCACTTGGAAAACATTTCGAACAACATGCTCATCGGCGCCGTGAACGCTTTCAACGGCGAAACGAACAAGGTCCTCTGCCAGTGCGGTGAATACAAGGAAGTCCCCGAACTTGCCAAGATTTACAAGGCCAAGGGTACGGGCTCCATCGTGATTGGTGACGAAAACTACGGTGAAGGCTCCAGCCGCGAACACGCTGCCATGGAACCGCGCTTCCTCGGCGTGAAGGCCGTAATCGTGAAGAGCTTCGCCCGCATTCACGAGACGAACCTCAAGAAGCAGGGCATGCTGGCCCTCACCTTCAAGAATGCTGCCGATTACGACAAGATCCAGGAACAGGACGTGTTCGACATCGTTGGCCTCACCAAGTTCGCCCCGGGTTCCGAGTTCACCCTCGTTGCTCACCACAAGGATGGCTCTGTCGACAACATCGCCCTCAGCCACACCTACAACGAACAGCAGTGGGCATGGTTCAAGGCTGGCTCCGCCCTCAACTTGATCCGCGCGAACAACAAGTAA